A DNA window from Enterobacter asburiae contains the following coding sequences:
- the hemB gene encoding porphobilinogen synthase yields the protein MTDLIARPRRLRKSPALRAMFEETTLTLNDLVLPIFVEEEIDDYKAIEAMPGVMRIPEKYLAREIERIANAGIRSVMTFGISHHTDATGSDAWKEDGLVARMSRICKETVPEMVVMSDTCFCEYTSHGHCGVLCDHGVDNDATLLNLGKQAVVAAAAGADFIAPSAAMDGQVQAIRQALDAAGFTDTAIMSYSTKFASSFYGPFREAAGTALKGDRKTYQMNPLNRREAIRESLLDEAQGADCLMVKPAGAYLDILRDIRERTELPLGAYQVSGEYAMIKFAALAGAIDEEKVVLESLGAIKRAGADLIFSYFALDLAEKKILR from the coding sequence ATGACCGATTTAATTGCACGTCCCCGCCGCCTGCGCAAGTCACCTGCACTGCGCGCTATGTTTGAAGAGACAACCCTGACCTTAAACGATCTGGTGTTGCCGATTTTTGTCGAAGAAGAGATCGATGACTACAAAGCCATCGAAGCCATGCCGGGCGTAATGCGCATTCCGGAGAAATATCTGGCGCGTGAGATTGAACGCATCGCCAACGCGGGGATCCGCTCGGTGATGACCTTCGGCATCTCTCACCATACCGATGCCACCGGCAGCGACGCGTGGAAAGAAGATGGCCTCGTTGCCCGCATGTCGCGCATCTGCAAAGAGACCGTGCCGGAAATGGTGGTTATGTCAGACACCTGCTTCTGCGAATATACCTCTCACGGCCACTGCGGCGTGCTGTGCGATCACGGTGTCGATAACGATGCCACCCTGCTGAACCTCGGCAAACAGGCGGTCGTGGCTGCTGCTGCGGGTGCGGACTTCATCGCGCCCTCTGCCGCAATGGACGGACAGGTTCAGGCGATCCGTCAGGCGCTGGACGCGGCGGGCTTTACCGACACCGCCATCATGTCTTACTCCACCAAATTTGCCTCCTCCTTCTACGGCCCGTTCCGCGAAGCGGCCGGTACGGCGCTGAAGGGCGATCGTAAAACCTATCAGATGAACCCGCTGAACCGTCGGGAAGCGATTCGCGAATCCCTGCTCGACGAAGCCCAGGGCGCAGACTGCCTGATGGTGAAACCAGCGGGCGCGTATCTCGATATCCTGCGCGACATCCGCGAGCGCACCGAGCTGCCATTGGGCGCTTACCAGGTCAGCGGCGAGTACGCGATGATCAAATTCGCCGCGCTGGCCGGTGCGATTGACGAAGAGAAAGTGGTCCTCGAAAGCCTCGGCGCCATCAAACGCGCAGGCGCGGATCTGATCTTCAGCTACTTCGCGCTGGATCTGGCTGAGAAAAAAATTCTGCGTTAA
- a CDS encoding lysophospholipid acyltransferase family protein, with product MFSLDSVLDDLWPQARPAPWQKSLLKRLFYEDEFQQFAAAHRHLKGLDMVEQVLEHLDILCTVSARDLEQIPEHGPLVIIANHPTGTLDGLALMYAVSRVRRDVKVVTNRMLTHLEPLSSLFIPVDNMGGRTAKSSLVQMEQHLQNAGVLIFFPAGEVSRPTRKGIRDKKWHSGFIKLASKLRAPLLPVHIQAHNSLLFYASTLVSPTLSMLLLMQQMFRRRHSQLPIKIGQQIAWHHWHSATLSSREMAEQCRQHVMRLGKGLPGVFKTQCAIARPEDRATLKRALAQAECLGNTSDGKTIYLWQRNGQEDAPLLRELGRLREIAFRAVEEGSGKRRDTDCYDDDYMHLILWDDEDLEIVGAYRFMPTARQVERRGLEGLYSYSLFHYDDKMQDVLEHGIELGRSFIQPRYWGRRGLDYLWSGIGAYLARYPNYRYLFGPVSISGGLPPAARDLLVAFYRLWFPATHPLAASRQPYPASLPDVLAQFGGMDYVDDLTKLKSLLGNLGCGIPPLYKQYSELCEPGGVQFIDFGSDPAFNDCVDGLVLVDLCYLKANRYQRYIEAHLIPSPQPSP from the coding sequence ATGTTTAGCCTCGATAGCGTTCTCGACGATCTTTGGCCTCAGGCGAGGCCTGCGCCCTGGCAAAAAAGTCTGTTAAAAAGACTGTTTTACGAAGACGAATTTCAGCAATTTGCCGCAGCACACCGCCACCTGAAAGGACTGGATATGGTGGAGCAAGTTCTGGAACACCTTGATATTCTCTGCACCGTTTCCGCCCGCGATCTTGAACAAATCCCCGAACATGGCCCGCTGGTCATTATTGCCAACCATCCGACGGGTACGCTGGATGGCCTGGCGCTGATGTACGCCGTCTCCCGCGTGCGACGCGACGTTAAAGTCGTGACCAACCGGATGCTGACCCACCTTGAGCCCCTCAGCTCGCTGTTTATTCCGGTGGACAATATGGGCGGCAGGACGGCGAAATCGTCCCTGGTGCAGATGGAACAGCATCTGCAAAACGCAGGCGTGCTGATCTTCTTCCCGGCCGGAGAAGTTTCCCGCCCCACGCGCAAGGGCATTCGCGATAAAAAATGGCACTCTGGCTTTATCAAACTCGCCAGCAAGCTGCGCGCCCCGCTGCTGCCGGTGCATATTCAGGCGCATAACAGCCTGCTCTTCTATGCCAGCACGCTGGTCTCCCCGACGCTGTCGATGCTGTTGCTGATGCAGCAGATGTTCCGCCGCCGCCACAGCCAGCTGCCGATTAAAATCGGCCAGCAGATTGCCTGGCATCACTGGCACAGCGCCACCCTTTCGTCGCGTGAGATGGCCGAACAGTGCCGTCAGCACGTGATGCGTCTTGGCAAGGGATTGCCTGGCGTCTTTAAAACCCAGTGCGCCATTGCCCGTCCGGAAGACCGGGCCACCCTGAAACGCGCGCTGGCGCAGGCCGAATGTCTGGGCAATACCAGCGACGGTAAAACCATCTATCTTTGGCAGCGCAACGGTCAGGAAGACGCCCCGCTGCTGCGCGAGCTGGGCCGCCTGCGCGAGATTGCCTTTCGCGCGGTCGAGGAGGGGAGCGGCAAACGCCGTGACACCGACTGCTACGATGATGATTATATGCATCTGATCCTGTGGGATGATGAGGATCTGGAGATCGTCGGCGCGTATCGCTTTATGCCGACCGCCAGACAGGTTGAACGTCGCGGTCTGGAAGGGTTGTATAGCTATAGCCTGTTCCACTACGACGACAAAATGCAGGACGTACTGGAGCACGGCATTGAGCTGGGGCGCAGCTTTATTCAGCCGCGCTACTGGGGACGCCGTGGCCTGGACTATTTATGGTCCGGCATTGGGGCCTACCTGGCGCGTTATCCGAACTACCGCTACCTGTTTGGCCCGGTCTCCATTTCCGGCGGCTTACCGCCTGCCGCGCGGGATCTGCTGGTGGCCTTTTACCGCCTGTGGTTCCCGGCAACGCATCCGCTCGCCGCGTCACGTCAGCCGTATCCCGCATCACTGCCGGACGTGCTCGCGCAGTTTGGCGGCATGGATTACGTGGACGACCTGACAAAGCTGAAATCCCTGCTCGGTAATCTGGGCTGCGGCATTCCGCCGCTCTACAAGCAGTATTCCGAGCTTTGCGAACCCGGCGGCGTGCAGTTTATTGATTTTGGCAGCGACCCGGCGTTTAACGACTGCGTCGACGGACTGGTGCTGGTGGATTTGTGTTACCTGAAGGCGAACCGGTATCAGCGGTATATAGAGGCGCATTTAATACCCTCACCCCAGCCTTCTCCCTAA
- the mmuM gene encoding homocysteine S-methyltransferase, with the protein MSQNNPLTAILEKQPFVVLDGAMATELEARGCNLADSLWSAKVLVENPELIREVHLDYYRAGAQVAITASYQATPAGFAARGLDEAQSRALIGKSVELARKAREAYLAENPHAGTLLVAGSVGPYGAYLADGSEYRGDYVRSAGEFTAFHRPRVEALLDAGADLLACETLPSFVEIKALAALLAGYPRARAWFSFTLRDSEHLSDGTPLREVVSALANSPQIVALGINCIALENTTAALKHLQSLTTLPLVVYPNSGEHYDAVTKTWHHHGEACETLVGYLPQWLEAGAKLIGGCCRTTPKDIAELNAQR; encoded by the coding sequence GGAAGCGCGCGGCTGTAACCTGGCAGACAGCCTCTGGTCAGCCAAAGTGCTGGTGGAAAACCCGGAACTCATTCGCGAAGTGCATCTCGATTACTACCGCGCGGGGGCACAGGTGGCGATCACCGCCAGCTATCAGGCCACGCCTGCGGGCTTTGCGGCGCGCGGTCTGGACGAGGCGCAGTCCCGCGCGCTGATCGGTAAAAGCGTGGAGCTGGCGCGTAAGGCGCGCGAAGCGTATCTGGCCGAAAACCCGCACGCGGGCACGCTGCTGGTGGCGGGATCCGTTGGGCCGTATGGCGCGTATCTGGCGGATGGCTCAGAATATCGCGGCGACTACGTGCGCAGCGCCGGGGAGTTTACTGCCTTCCACCGCCCGCGCGTGGAAGCGCTGCTGGATGCGGGCGCTGACCTGCTGGCCTGCGAAACGCTGCCTTCGTTTGTGGAGATCAAGGCGCTGGCGGCGCTTCTGGCCGGGTACCCCCGCGCCCGGGCGTGGTTCTCCTTTACCCTGCGCGACAGCGAACACCTGAGCGACGGCACGCCGCTGCGCGAGGTGGTCAGCGCGCTGGCAAACTCTCCGCAGATTGTCGCGCTGGGCATTAACTGCATCGCCCTGGAAAACACTACGGCAGCGCTGAAGCATCTGCAAAGCCTGACGACGCTGCCGCTGGTGGTCTATCCGAACTCGGGCGAGCATTATGATGCGGTAACCAAAACCTGGCACCACCACGGTGAAGCGTGCGAGACGCTGGTAGGGTATCTGCCGCAGTGGTTGGAAGCCGGCGCGAAGCTGATTGGCGGATGCTGTCGCACCACGCCGAAAGACATTGCTGAGCTGAACGCGCAGCGCTGA
- the tauB gene encoding taurine ABC transporter ATP-binding subunit, translating into MLNITNLYADYGGKPALEDINLTLDSGELLVVLGPSGCGKTTLLNLIAGFVPYQHGTIQLEGKKVEGPGAERGVVFQNEGLLPWRNVQENVAFGLQLAGINREQRLETARAMLKKVGLEGAEKRFIWQLSGGQRQRVGIARALAANPQLLLLDEPFGALDAFTREQMQTLLLRLWHETGKQVLLITHDIEEAVFMATELVLLSPGPGRVLERLPLDFARRYVAGEPVRSIKSDPLFIEQREYVLSRVFEQREAFS; encoded by the coding sequence ATGCTGAATATTACGAACCTGTACGCCGATTACGGTGGTAAGCCCGCGCTGGAGGACATCAACCTAACGCTGGACAGCGGTGAACTGCTGGTGGTGCTGGGCCCGTCCGGGTGCGGAAAAACCACGCTGCTGAATCTGATCGCCGGGTTTGTCCCTTATCAGCATGGCACCATTCAACTGGAAGGCAAAAAGGTGGAAGGCCCGGGCGCCGAGCGCGGCGTGGTCTTCCAGAACGAAGGGTTGCTTCCCTGGCGCAACGTGCAGGAAAACGTGGCGTTTGGGCTACAGCTTGCGGGCATCAACCGCGAACAGCGGCTGGAAACGGCGCGGGCGATGCTGAAAAAAGTGGGGCTGGAAGGGGCGGAAAAACGCTTTATCTGGCAGCTTTCCGGCGGCCAGCGTCAGCGCGTCGGTATTGCCCGCGCGCTGGCCGCGAATCCGCAGCTGTTGCTGCTGGACGAGCCGTTCGGGGCGCTGGATGCCTTCACCCGCGAGCAGATGCAAACCCTGCTGCTGCGCCTGTGGCACGAGACGGGCAAGCAGGTGCTGTTGATTACCCACGATATCGAAGAGGCGGTGTTTATGGCGACGGAGCTGGTGCTGCTCTCGCCGGGGCCGGGCCGCGTGCTGGAGCGCTTGCCGCTGGATTTCGCCCGCCGCTACGTCGCGGGAGAGCCCGTGCGCAGCATCAAATCCGATCCGCTGTTTATCGAACAGCGTGAATACGTTTTAAGCCGCGTGTTTGAACAACGGGAGGCTTTCTCATGA
- the tauC gene encoding taurine ABC transporter permease TauC → MSIVFSEKTRRTRLALRWPFSRQITLSVGTLLVLLAVWWAVAAQQWVSPLFLPPPGQVLAKLITIAGPQGFMDATLWQHLGASLARILVALLAAVIIGIPVGIAMGLSPTVRGILDPLIELYRPVPPLAYLPLMVIWFGIGETSKILLIYLAIFAPVAMSALAGVKSAQQVRIRAAQSLGASRTQVLLFVILPGALPEILTGLRIGLGVGWSTLVAAELIAATRGLGFMVQSAGEFLATDVVLAGIAVIAAIAFGLELGLRALQRRLTPWHGEIQ, encoded by the coding sequence ATGAGCATCGTCTTCAGTGAAAAAACGCGCCGCACGCGTCTGGCGCTGCGCTGGCCTTTCTCGCGCCAAATCACACTGAGCGTCGGTACGCTGCTGGTGCTTCTGGCGGTGTGGTGGGCGGTTGCTGCCCAGCAGTGGGTCAGCCCGCTGTTTCTGCCGCCGCCGGGCCAGGTGCTGGCCAAACTCATTACCATCGCCGGGCCGCAGGGCTTTATGGATGCCACGCTCTGGCAGCACCTTGGAGCCAGTCTGGCGCGTATTCTGGTGGCGCTGCTGGCAGCGGTAATTATCGGGATACCGGTCGGGATCGCGATGGGCTTAAGCCCGACGGTGCGCGGTATTCTCGATCCGCTGATTGAGCTTTACCGTCCGGTGCCGCCGCTGGCCTATCTGCCGCTGATGGTGATCTGGTTTGGCATCGGTGAAACGTCAAAAATCCTGCTGATTTATCTGGCCATTTTCGCTCCGGTTGCCATGTCGGCGCTGGCGGGCGTGAAGAGCGCCCAGCAGGTGCGGATCCGCGCGGCGCAGTCGCTGGGTGCCAGCCGCACGCAGGTGCTGCTGTTCGTGATTTTACCGGGCGCGCTGCCGGAGATTTTAACCGGGCTGCGCATCGGCCTTGGCGTGGGCTGGTCCACGCTGGTGGCGGCAGAGCTGATTGCGGCCACGCGCGGCCTTGGGTTTATGGTGCAGTCGGCGGGAGAGTTCCTGGCGACTGACGTGGTGCTGGCAGGGATCGCGGTGATCGCCGCGATCGCCTTCGGATTAGAACTGGGGCTGCGCGCGTTACAGCGCCGCCTGACGCCCTGGCATGGAGAAATACAATGA
- the tauD gene encoding taurine dioxygenase yields the protein MSERLTITPLGPYIGAQVSGLDVTRPLSDNQFEQLYHAVLRHQVVFLREQAITPQQQRALALRFGDLHIHPVYPHAEGVEEIIVLDTHNDNPPDNDNWHTDVTFIETPPAGAILAAKLLPETGGDTLWTSGIAAYEALSAPFRTLLSGLRAEHDFKKSFQEYKYRKTEEEHQRWQEAVAKHPPLLHPVVRTHPVTGKQALFVNEGFTTRIVDVTEKESEALLSFLFAHITRPEFQVRWRWQENDLAIWDNRVTQHYANADYLPQRRIMQRATILGDKPFYRAP from the coding sequence ATGAGTGAACGTCTGACCATTACCCCGCTGGGGCCGTATATTGGCGCGCAGGTGTCGGGCCTGGATGTGACCCGTCCGCTGAGCGACAACCAGTTCGAGCAGCTGTACCACGCGGTGCTGCGTCATCAGGTTGTTTTCCTGCGCGAACAGGCGATCACCCCGCAGCAGCAGCGCGCGCTGGCCCTGCGCTTTGGCGATCTGCATATCCACCCCGTCTATCCGCATGCGGAAGGCGTGGAGGAGATTATCGTTCTGGACACCCACAACGATAACCCGCCGGACAACGACAACTGGCATACCGACGTGACCTTTATCGAGACGCCGCCCGCCGGGGCCATTCTGGCGGCGAAGCTGCTGCCGGAAACCGGCGGCGATACGCTGTGGACCAGCGGCATTGCGGCGTATGAGGCGCTCTCCGCGCCGTTCCGGACGCTGCTGAGCGGGCTGCGGGCGGAGCACGACTTCAAAAAATCGTTCCAGGAGTACAAGTACCGTAAAACGGAAGAGGAGCATCAGCGCTGGCAGGAGGCGGTTGCGAAACATCCTCCATTGCTGCACCCGGTCGTGCGGACCCATCCGGTCACCGGCAAGCAGGCGCTGTTCGTGAACGAAGGGTTCACGACGCGCATTGTGGATGTGACGGAGAAAGAGAGCGAGGCGCTGTTGAGCTTCCTGTTCGCGCATATCACCAGGCCGGAGTTTCAGGTGCGCTGGCGCTGGCAGGAGAATGACCTGGCGATCTGGGATAACCGCGTGACGCAGCACTATGCCAATGCGGACTATCTTCCGCAGCGCCGGATTATGCAGCGGGCGACGATCCTGGGGGATAAGCCGTTCTACCGTGCGCCTTGA
- the tauA gene encoding taurine ABC transporter substrate-binding protein, whose amino-acid sequence MAISSRITLLGALALWAFQAQAVDVTVAYQTSAEPAKVAQADNTFAKESGAKVDWRKFDSGASVVRALASGDVQIGNIGSSPLAVAASQQVPIEVFLLASQLGNSEALVVKKNITKPEDLIGKRIAVPFISTTHYSLLAALKHWGIKPGQVQIINLQPPAIIAAWQRGDIDGAYVWAPAVNELEKDGTVLTDSEKVGQWGAPTLDVWVVRKDFAEKHPEVVKAFAKSAIDAQQPYISNPDEWLKQPANLEKLSRLSGVPEADVPGLVKGNIYLTPAQQVQQLTGPVNKAIVDTATFLKEQGKVPAVAADYSQYVTDRFVK is encoded by the coding sequence ATGGCAATTTCATCGCGAATCACACTTCTCGGCGCACTGGCGCTGTGGGCATTTCAGGCGCAGGCGGTGGACGTCACCGTCGCGTATCAAACTTCTGCGGAACCGGCGAAAGTCGCGCAGGCGGACAACACCTTTGCCAAAGAGAGCGGCGCGAAAGTCGACTGGCGTAAGTTCGACAGCGGGGCGTCCGTTGTGCGTGCGCTAGCCTCCGGCGACGTGCAGATCGGCAATATCGGCTCCAGCCCGCTGGCGGTTGCGGCCAGCCAGCAGGTGCCGATCGAGGTTTTCCTGCTCGCCTCACAGCTCGGTAACTCTGAAGCGCTGGTGGTGAAGAAAAACATCACCAAACCCGAAGATCTGATCGGCAAACGCATCGCCGTGCCGTTTATCTCCACCACCCACTACAGCCTGCTGGCGGCGCTCAAACACTGGGGCATCAAGCCGGGTCAGGTACAAATTATCAACCTGCAGCCGCCGGCAATTATCGCCGCCTGGCAGCGCGGCGATATTGACGGGGCCTATGTGTGGGCACCGGCAGTGAACGAGCTGGAAAAAGACGGCACCGTGCTGACCGACTCTGAAAAAGTGGGCCAGTGGGGCGCTCCAACTCTCGACGTGTGGGTCGTGCGCAAAGACTTTGCCGAGAAACATCCCGAAGTGGTGAAAGCCTTCGCCAAAAGCGCGATTGACGCCCAGCAGCCGTACATCTCTAACCCGGATGAATGGCTGAAGCAGCCCGCCAACCTGGAAAAACTCTCCCGCCTGAGCGGCGTGCCGGAAGCGGACGTGCCGGGGCTGGTGAAAGGCAATATCTATCTGACCCCCGCGCAGCAGGTGCAGCAGCTGACCGGGCCGGTGAACAAAGCGATTGTGGATACCGCCACCTTCCTGAAAGAGCAGGGCAAAGTGCCTGCGGTAGCGGCGGATTACAGCCAGTACGTGACAGATCGTTTTGTGAAATAA